GCAAAACTTGACTCTGGCATAACCTCTTGAGATTCTAGCGATGTGCTAAAAACACTATGCTCACGATTACCAAAAACATCAGATCCACCTTCTAATGTTTTTTTATATTCTTTTGCAAATTCAGCATTAACATATATTGTTTCTGAGCGCTTTAAGCCACCCGAAAGCTCTGCCTCGTAGTCAGAATTAAAAGTGCCCGCAAAGGCATAACTTAATTTTTTACCACTTGAACGCGAGCCCGTTTCACTATTTTTGTCCCTTGACGAATACATATCAAGACTATCTACCCTACCAAGCTTACGACTAGCATCTACCGGTGAAGCATCCTCACCAAGGGCATCATCAAGCTCTTTACTATCAGGCTGCAGATCATACTCAGAAGGTTGTATCTGAGCAACTAAGCTAAAAACCAGAAGGGCACTTAATCTGGTGATTGAAAAAATTGATTTACTTTTGATACCCATAATCTACCCCTATAATATATAATTTAATAACCAAACTGGGTGTAATAGCAGCACTGCTATTACACCCAGCTTTAAAACATTTCTCAAGCGAAATTCAACGCTTTATCTTCTTTTTAAATCTTTTTTACGCAAACGAACAGACTCTGGTGTAATTTCAATCAATTCATCAGGTCTAATCCATTCCATACATTGCTCTAAAGACATAGGCTTTACAGGTGGCAATTTAACCGCATCATCTGTGCCAGAAGAACGCATGTTACTTAATTTTTTAAGCTTACATGGATTAACATCTAAATCAGTATCCCTAGAGTGTTCACCAACGATTTGGCCTTCATAAACCTTATCAGCTGGCTGTACAAACAAAACTCCACGCTCTTGTAGCGTATCAAGAGCATATGCAGTCACAGAACCATTCTCCATAGAAATTAAAGCACCTTTTAGACGTTTTTGGATTTCTCCTTTAACCGGACGGTACCCTAAAAAGTTCATATTAATAATACCAGTTCCGCGAGTATCAATTAAGAATTGAGAACGGAAACCAATAAGACCCTGTGATGGCATTTCAAATTCCATACGCAAACGACCATCATGAAGAGGCTTCATGTTAACCAATTCTGCTTTTCTTTGTCCAAGGTTTTCCATGACTGATCCACGATATTGATCTTCAACGTCAATTACAACAAGCTCAAACGGCTCATTTTTCACACCATCAATAGTTCTATAAATAACCTCAGGAGCTGAAACTTGAAGCTCAAAGCCTTCACGACGCATTGTTTCAATTAAAATACCAAGGTGTAATTGTCCACGACCAGAAACTTTAAAAACATCTCCAGACTCAGTAGCTTCAACACGAAGCGCTACGTTTTTTTTCAATTCGCGATCTAAACGCTCTTTAATGTGGCGAGATGTTAATAGTTTTCCTTCTTTTCCATTAAACGGAGAATCGTTTACAGAAAAATACATAATAAGCGTTGGCTCATCCACCTTAACATAAGGATACGGAGCTGGTTTTCCAAGTGCACAAATTGTTGCACCAAGTTCAGGCAAAACTGTAAATCCAGAAACGCAAACAATGTCTCCAAAGCTTGCTTCTTGAACTTCAATTTTTTCCACACCTAAAAACTGCCATATTTTAGTGATTTTAGTAGGTTGACTTATTTTCTCATCGCGACACATTATAATTTGGTCGCCAACTTTAAAGCTTCCACTAAATACACGTCCAATAGCCAAAGCACCAAGGAAGTCTGAATGATCAAGGTTTGTAATCAAAAGCTGTAATGTATCACTTTTTGAAACCGGGCAAGGAATCGATTGAACGATAGTATCAAGCAAAGGCATTAACGTATCTGAAGAGATTTTCATGTCTGTTGTCATGAATCCTTGTCTTGAAGATCCGTACAGAGTTGGGAATTCTAGCTGTGATTCATCGGTAACTAAATCAAGAAACAAATCATAAATTTGTTGCTCTGTATGCTCGATTTGAGCATCTTTTCTATCAATTTTGTTGATAACAACGATCGGACGTAAGCCAAGGCTTAACGCTTTTTGAAGAACGAAACGAGTACCGGGAAGCACACCTTCTGCCGCATCAACGAGAAGCAAGAAACCTTCTACCATTTGCAAAGTACGCTCAACTTCTCCACCAAAGTCAGCGTGACCAGGAGTATCAACAATGTTGATTTTGTATCCGTTGTAATCGATACCAGTGTTTTTCGCCAGAATAGTAATTCCGCGTTCTTTTTCGATAGAACCTGAATCCATGACGCGATCTTTTGCGTCATTGATTGTTCCTGATTGTTTTAATAATTGATCAACTAGTGTTGTTTTTCCGTGATC
The genomic region above belongs to Candidatus Dependentiae bacterium and contains:
- the typA gene encoding translational GTPase TypA — protein: MSNASKIRNIAIIAHVDHGKTTLVDQLLKQSGTINDAKDRVMDSGSIEKERGITILAKNTGIDYNGYKINIVDTPGHADFGGEVERTLQMVEGFLLLVDAAEGVLPGTRFVLQKALSLGLRPIVVINKIDRKDAQIEHTEQQIYDLFLDLVTDESQLEFPTLYGSSRQGFMTTDMKISSDTLMPLLDTIVQSIPCPVSKSDTLQLLITNLDHSDFLGALAIGRVFSGSFKVGDQIIMCRDEKISQPTKITKIWQFLGVEKIEVQEASFGDIVCVSGFTVLPELGATICALGKPAPYPYVKVDEPTLIMYFSVNDSPFNGKEGKLLTSRHIKERLDRELKKNVALRVEATESGDVFKVSGRGQLHLGILIETMRREGFELQVSAPEVIYRTIDGVKNEPFELVVIDVEDQYRGSVMENLGQRKAELVNMKPLHDGRLRMEFEMPSQGLIGFRSQFLIDTRGTGIINMNFLGYRPVKGEIQKRLKGALISMENGSVTAYALDTLQERGVLFVQPADKVYEGQIVGEHSRDTDLDVNPCKLKKLSNMRSSGTDDAVKLPPVKPMSLEQCMEWIRPDELIEITPESVRLRKKDLKRR